A window of Borrelia sp. A-FGy1 contains these coding sequences:
- a CDS encoding RNA polymerase sigma factor RpoD/SigA: MNIFSNEDLNIYLKSVREHRLITHEEEIELAAQIRRGDMKAKNKMINANLRLVLKIIKRYAGKGLKIEDLIQEGNLGLIRAAEKYDPSKNTKFSTYASFWIKQSLQRALNTKTRLVKVPYRKENLILQINKYLMEEEKYPKKEDIMEKFNLTPAQYIKIIPYLEKEYSLDKEIEGSENSTLLNLYEDNSFNPESTLEQNSTLKHLNHILETKLNYKERYIIRKRYNLDNNDKKSTLKDISNELGISSETVRQIEKRVLKKLREELYQ, from the coding sequence GTGAATATATTCAGTAATGAAGATTTAAATATTTATTTAAAATCAGTAAGAGAACACAGATTAATAACTCATGAAGAAGAAATTGAACTTGCCGCTCAAATTAGGCGTGGAGATATGAAAGCTAAAAATAAAATGATTAATGCTAACCTACGTCTTGTTTTAAAGATAATTAAAAGATACGCTGGAAAAGGCTTAAAGATTGAAGACTTAATACAAGAAGGAAATTTAGGATTAATTAGAGCTGCTGAGAAATACGATCCAAGTAAAAATACCAAATTTTCAACCTATGCTTCATTTTGGATTAAGCAATCTCTTCAAAGAGCCCTAAATACTAAAACGAGGCTTGTAAAAGTTCCTTATAGAAAAGAGAACTTAATATTACAAATAAACAAGTATCTCATGGAAGAAGAAAAATACCCTAAAAAAGAAGATATAATGGAAAAATTTAACTTAACTCCTGCTCAATATATAAAAATCATTCCATATCTTGAAAAAGAATATTCTCTTGATAAAGAGATCGAAGGCTCGGAAAATTCTACACTTTTAAATCTTTATGAAGACAACTCTTTTAATCCCGAAAGTACTCTTGAACAAAACTCAACGCTAAAACATCTAAATCATATATTGGAAACTAAACTAAATTATAAAGAGAGATATATTATAAGAAAAAGATATAACTTAGATAATAATGACAAAAAAAGCACTCTAAAAGATATTTCTAATGAACTCGGGATATCTTCTGAAACTGTAAGACAAATTGAAAAAAGAGTACTCAAAAAACTTAGAGAAGAACTTTATCAATAA